Genomic segment of Deltaproteobacteria bacterium:
CCGAATGGGTGAGGGATGACCATCTGACCCTGAAGAGGTTCGAAGGATACTGGGAGAAGGGACTCCCTTACCTGGACAGGGTCGTATTCAAGCCCATTCCGGACCAGGCAGTAAAGCTCACCAACTTGAAGAGCGGCGCTCTCGACGTAATCGACGATGTCCTACCCAAGGATGTGAAGGGGGTCAAGAGAAGCAAGGACCTGCTCTTGTATGAGGTCCCCAGCTTCGGTTTCAACGCGTTGCGCCTCAACTGCACAAAACCGCCCTTCAACAACAAGGCCCTCCGCCAGGCTGTCGCCTATGCCGTAGACAGGGAGGCGATCTGGGAGCACCTCTTCTACAAGACGGGCATCGTGGGACATGGCCCGATCGCCCCGGTTTCATGGGCCTACGACCCGAACGACTTCAGGTACACCTGCGACCTGAACAAGGCGAGGGAGAAACTGCGAGAGGGAGGGAAGCCAAAAGGGTTCAAGTTCACGATGTACACGAAGATCTCGCCTATCGATGTCCAGGTTGCTCAGGTCATGCAGGCGCAGCTCAAGAGGGTCGGGATCGAAACCAAGATCGTCCAGCTCGAAGGTGCCCTCCATCTGAAAGTGATGCTGGAGAAGACCTACGAGGGAAACTACGGCCTCTGGTCAGGCTATCCCGAGCCCGATACGAACCTGTACAGGCAGTTTCACCCCAAGGGTTCGGCCAATTGGACCGGCTATGCCGACCCGAGGGTGACGGAGCTTCTGGACAAGGCCAGGGAATCGCTGAACCACGCTGAACGCAAGAGGTATTACAGCGAAGCCCTGGACATCATTATCCGAGATGCGCCCCAGATATTCGTCTACTACTATCCTCGCCGGGCAGGCGTCAGCGCGAAGGTGCAGAACTTTGTCCTCTACCCGGATGGAAAGCTGCGGTTCAAGACGGTCTGGCTCAGCAGGTAAGGCCTGACATTCATGCACTCGGTCCAGAAAGGCGCAAGGGCCGTCAAGGACACCTATTGACGACGGCCCTTACCCATGTTCTCCCTTCCCCTCTCGCACCAGCCAGAAGGGGAGGGAGAACGGATGCCCGGTCGGAGACCGGCCCAAGGAGCCTGGAGAGTTCTATGCCATGCTGAATTACATCATCCGCCGCCTCTTTGTAGCAGTCCCGGTTCTGCTGCTCATCAGCATCATCGTCTTCCTGCTCGTCCACCTCCTCCCCGGTGACCCGGCCACGGTGATGCTGGGAGAGGAGAGCACCCCTGAGATGATCCAGGCCTTGAGGGCCGAACTAGGCCTCGACCAACCTCTCCACAAGCAGTACCTCCAATGGCTGACCCGATGTCTCTCCGGAGACTTCGGCCGTTCCATTCAGACCAGACAGCCCGTGAGCGAGGCATTGGTCCAGCGGCTCCCTGTAACGATCGAGCTGACCCTGCTCGGCTTCTGCGTCTCGATCATGATAGCTCTGCCCATTGCCGTTGCCAGCGCAGTGCGCCCCAATTCCTGGATAGATGTTATGGGCAGCGCGTTTGCCACAATCGGTATCTCAATGCCTTCCTTCTGGCTGGGAATCTTGCTGATCTATGCCTTTGCCGTCAGCCTCCATCTACTACCGGCATCGGGCTATGTTCCCCTCAGGGAGAGCGTGGTCCAGAATCTCCTGCACATGGTTCTGCCGGCTTTCACCCTCGGTATGTGGCTCAGTGCGTCGGCAATGCGCATGATCAGGGCCGGAATGATCGACGTGCTCGAACGCCCTTACATCCGCACGGCTAGAGCCAAGGGCCTTTCCGAGAGAAGGGTTCTATGGCATCACGCCCTCAAGAATGCGTTTATCCCTGTTGTCACTATTCTCGGCCTCCAGTTGGGGCGCCTGATGGGTGGCGCCGTGGTGACAGAAACGATCTTTGCCCAGCCGGGCGTCGGCCAATTGGCGGTCAAATCGATCTTCATGCGCGATTTCCCCCCGGTACAGGCGATCGTTCTGGTTATGGCGATCTCTATGCTTTTGAGTAGCCTGGTCGTCGATATCCTTTACTCGTTCTTGGATCCAAGGATAAGGCTCAGATAGGACCCGCGATGGAAGCAGTGACCATGATCACCGAGAGAGTCGGGAAGCTGTTCGGGTGGAGGACAAACGTTCTCCCCCTTTTCAGGCGTTTTCCCCTGCTGGTTTGCGGGATAGCGGTTCTTGTGGTGGTAACCGTCGCCGCCATCGCGGCACCCCTGCTCTCCCCTTACGATCCCCTCGGCGTCGATCTCTCTGCAATGCTGGAGCCCCCGAATACCCGCCATCTTTTGGGAACCGACGATCTCGGTCGAGACCTCCTGAGCCGGATCATCTACGGCGGGAGGATCTCGCTGAGCGTTTCGGTCGGGTCCGTATCGATCTCCCTCGGCGTGGGACTCCTGATCGGACTCATAACAGGTTACTGGGGCGGATGGATCGACACGGTACTGATGCGGCTGATGGACGCCATCCTGGCCTTTCCCTCCCTGGTACTAGCCCTCGCCATAGCCGCAGCTCTGGGGGCGAAACTCGTCAACACGGCCATCGCCATCGGAATCGTCTACATCCCTCAGTTCGCCCGATTGGCACGAGGACAGGTGCTGGCGGTCCGCGGGCTCGAGTACATCCAGGCTTCAAGGGGTCTCGGTGCTTCCAATACCAGGATCATCTTGAGTCATATTCTCCCTAACATCGCGATGCCTCTTATCGTCCAGGTAACGCTTTCTCTGGGATACGCCATCCTCGCCGAAGCCGCTCTCAGTTTCCTCGGTGTCGGGGTTCAGCCACCCCAGGCCGCATGGGGCACCATGCTCAGGATGGGCTATCCATACCTGGACACGGCACCCTGGCTCGCCATCGTGCCGGGAGCCGCGATATTCGTCGTCGTAATGGCCTTCACCTTCGTGGGAGATGGAATAGGCAATCTCCTTGGAGGCGGGTCAAGGAGATAAGGATACGAGGAGATTATGATGCTGAGACTGCCGAGGTTCGATTATGAGCGGCCGACGAGGTTGGACGACGCCATCGGATTGCTGGCCGACAGGGACGGAGATTCAAGGATTCTCGCTGGAGGAACCGACCTGATTGTGCAGATGAAGAAGGGCGTCTTGAACGCGGATCTCATCGTGGACATAAAGTCGATCCCTCAACTCGCGGAGATCTCTCTGGATCCGAAGGGAAACCTGGCCATAGGAGCCAACGTGACCCTTTCGGCACTCGAGGGTTGGATCACGACGGAAAGCAAATGGGCAGGCCTGCTGATGGCTGTGCGGACCATCGGTTCCGAGCAGGTGCGCAACCGTGCCACCGTTGCCGGGAACATCTGCAGGGCCTCTCCTTCTGGAGACATGGCTCCCATGCTGATGGTCATGGACGCGAAGGTGAAGATCAAGGGCCCCAATGGGTATCGAGCTCTTCCCCTGGATGGGTTTTTCGCGGGCCCCGGCCAAACCGTGCTCTCCCCCGGGGAGATCGTAACGTCCATCCTGGTCCCCAAGCCTTCAGGGCGTTTCTCGGCCGTGTATCTGAAGCATGGAACCCGCCGCGCCATGGATCTCGCCATAGTCGGCACAGCCGTGAGTATCAGCATGGATGATAGCGGGAAGAACGTCCTCCAGGCGAGGATTGCCCTGGGGGCCGTGGCTCCCACACCCATAAGGGTTCCGGACGGGGAGAGGCTCCTCGTTCAAGAGGGATTCTCGGAGAGTGTCGTCCGGGAGATTGCTTCGATGGCGGCAGACCGCTCCCGGCCGATTACCGATATGAGGTCCACGGACAGTTATAGGTACGAGATGGTGAAGGTCAATGTCAGAAGGGCGCTCGGGCAGGCTTGGGCCGGAGCAGCAAGCAGAGGGGAGAGGACTTCATGAAACCCATCGCTTTCCACTTGAACGGAGAGAAAGTCAGCATAGCCGTGGAACCCCATTGGACCCTCTTGCAGGTTCTAAGAGACGTCCTGCATCTGACCGGTACCCATCGGGGATGTGAAACAGGGGACTGCGGCGCATGCACGGTGATCCTGGACGGCCTGGCCGTAAACTCCTGTCTGATTCTCGCAGTCGAGGTCGAAGGTAGGTCTGTAGTGACAATCGAAGGCCTTGCGAGAGAGGGGGAGTTGGACCCGGTTCAAAAGGCATTCGTGGACAGGGGGGCCATCCAGTGTGGATTCTGCACCCCAGGGATGGTCATGGCTTCAAAGGCATTGCTCCAGAAAAACCCCTCGCCTACCAGGGAGGAAATCTCCTTCAGACTCGCGGGGAACATCTGTCGTTGCACGGGTTATACAAAAATCATCGAAGCCGTGATTGCGGCGTCCAAGACGGGGAATAGCCAGAAATGAAAGAGAATGTGACAGGGTATCACGTCGTCGGGAAGAGCGTGACGAGACTCGATGCTGTGGAAAAGGTGACCGGCCATGGAGAATACATCCCTGACCTCCATCGCCCAAACATGCTGCATGGTGCGATGCTGAGGAGCCCCATTCCCCACGGCAGGATCCTCGATGTCGACACGGCCCGGGCAAAACGCCTCCCCGGCGTGAAAGCCGTCATTACCGGGAGAGACATCCCGGACACCTTCCTGGGGTTCCAGATCGCGCAGGCGAACAAGCGGCCCCTGTGTCTGGACAAGGTCCGTTACGTGGGAGATGAGATAGCCGCCGTTGCCGCCGAAAGCGAAGAAACAGCCAGGGAGGCCTGTTCCCTGATCAGAGTTCAGTTCGAACCCCTTCCCGCTGTCTTCGATCCAGAATCCTCATTGGAACCCGAGGCGCCGCTCGTTCATGAGGACAAGCCAAGAAACATCTCCGGAGAGGTTCACAAGGTTTTCGGAGACGTCGAAGAGGGCTTTGCAAGGGCCTTCCGTGTTTTTGAGTCGACTTTCAGGACAACAGGTGTTGCCCACTGCTGTATGGAGACACGGGGCGCCTTGGCTGAGTTCGACATGCAAGGGCGGGTCACACTCTGGTCTACGACCCAGTTTCCCCATGTTCTCCGGGATATCATGTCTCGGGTGCTCGACATGCCTGTCGGAAAGATTCGCGTGCGCAAGGCTTTCATCGGCGGAGGATTCGGGAGCCGCCAGTCGATGGATTCGGTGGATCCGGTCTGTGTCTTGCTGGCCCAGAAAACCGGGAGACCCGTCAGGATCGTCAAGACCAGACCAGAGGAGCTGGTATCGGACCGGATCCGCTATCCAATGATAATCAAGCTCAAGACCGGCGTCAAAGAAACGGGAGAACTCCTGGCCAGAAAGGTGGAAATCCTTACGGACGGCGGCGCTTACAATGATCAGGGACTCGCCGTGACAACCAGCGCGGGCTCGAAGATCACCGGTCTCTATCGTGTCCCAAACGTGGAGATCGACGGCATGGTGGTGTTCACCAATAAGGTCTGGGGCGGGGCTTTCCGCGGTTACGGCAATCCCCAAATCACCTTTGCCATCGAATCGCAGATGGATGAAATCGCAGAAGAGCTGGGGATGGGGAAACTCGAGCTCCGGCTCCTCAACGCCAACAGGCAGGGTGATGTGACCGTTGCAGGAGCGAGATACGTGAGCTGCGGCTTTACCGAATGCCTCGAAAAGAGCACGGCCGCGGCAGGCTGGAAGGACGGGGAAAAAACAAAGCACGAAGTCGGGAAGGGCCCGAAGCTCCGCGGGATGGGAATGGCAGGGATGATCCATACAGGGGGCGGGGGTATCAGCGCCCACGGCGGCAATTTCTCGTCGGCCTTCATCAAGGTCGAGGAAGACGGGTCCGTGGATCTGCTGACCGGCGTTCCGGATGTCGGGCAGGGCTCTGACACTGTCCTCGCACAGATCGCCGCAGAGGAAATTGGCGTCTCCATGGAGGCCATGAGAATCCACGCAGGGGACACGGCCATCACCCCCTCGACCCAGGGCGTTCGGGGATCACGGGAGACATTCGTGGCCGGCAACGCCGTCAGAATCGCCGCGAGGAAGGCGAAAGACGAACTCCTGAAAAGGGGTTCTTCCATGCTGGGAGTGGGAAAAGAAGAACTCGAGGTGGCAGATGGGAGAATCTACGTGAGATCGAATCCCGGCAGATACGTCACCGTTGCCCAGGCCGCCGCGTTGCCCATGTTTGACCGGGCCTCCGCCTTTCCCATGGGGGTGCCCGTCGTAGCAAGCAGCTGCTATGTGGACCCGGTGAGCAAGCCCTCTGACCGTGAAACCGGGTACGGGAACATCTGCCCCACCTGGGTGTTCGGGGCCCAGGTAGCAGAGGTCGAAGTCGATCGTGAAACAGGACAGGTGACCGTCATACGGGTGATTGCGGCTCACGATGTGGGAAAAGCGATAAATCCCTGTGCCGTCGAGGGGCAGTTCGAAGGGGCGATCGTTCAGGGCATAGGAATGGCTCTCTCTGAGAGGATCATCTGGCAGGATGGAGCGGTGGCGAACCGGTACCTCGGGGACTACAAGCTCCCCACTACTATGGACACTCCTGGTATAGAGACCATTCTTGTCGAGACGAATGACCCTTACGGGCCGTTCGGGGCCAAGGGTGTGGGAGAGGCGGCCATAGTTCCCACGGCCGCTGCCATAGCGAACGCCGTTTACGACGCAACTGGTGTCAGGATCAGGGAACTGCCGATAACAGCCGAAAAAGTGCTAGCGGCTCTGAAGCAGAAAGGAGGCTGAGAGGCTGTGGAAGCACGTCTTTGTCGAAAATTGCAGGATACGCTCTGCCTTGAGAAAAAACCCGTGGTCGTTGCCCTCTCCGACCGCTCTCCCGAGGGGGTGGAAAGATTCAAAGGCGAGCAAAAGGCCTGCGAGTTTATCGATACGGTCCGTGAGGAGGATCGCCCCTTTTACACGACCCTGGAAAACCAGTCTTGCAGAAACGGCAACTACTATCTCGGGTTGGCTCCACCCTTCGAAGGGTTGATCACCGGTGAGCACAACGCCGGTGAAAACGGCCGCGGACTGGTCGGGTCCCCCGGAGCCTTCAGACGCCTCCTTTCGGGGTATGAGATCGTACCCACCGGTACTGTTTCCGTAATCACCTATGCTCCGTTGGATAGGGTTCCATTCTCGGACCGGTTCGGCGGGCAGGTGGTGGTCGTCAGCTGCCTGCCCAGACAGGCACTGCTGTTGTTGAGGGGTGCCAACTTCAGGACCGGCCACACCGTCCCCGGCTTGACGGGCCCATCCACGTGCTCCAGCGTCATTGCGGCCCCCTTGCTCCGCGGTCAGGTCCACTACTCCCTGGGATGCTTTGGACTCAGGCTCTTCACCAAGATTCGAGACGAAGAACTCGTTGTCGGCATCCCCCGGGAAGAGCTGGTGGAGGTGGTGGAAGGGTTGGAGCGGTTTCTCGAGGGGAGACCGGACTTGGGTGTCCAAGAAAAACAGAATAGGGAGACGGAACACGGCTGATTGGAAAACGATGCGGCAGGACCGGTGAAATTCCATCACTTGTGGTTTCATGCACGGGATTCCGGCGTCTTTCCTGCGATTCGCCCCAGGTTGCATTTCTGGCTCTGTCCCTTGCTCCGACCGGGGGCGGGGATTTCTACTCCTAAGTCATGGCCGAACTGCTAAGGATCAGCGAACTGAAAACCTATTTCTTCACGGACAAGGGTGTCATAAGGGCCGTGGACGGGGCGAGTCTCTCCCTCGACAAGGGAGATACCCTAGGTATTGTAGGTGAGTCCGGATGCGGGAAATCCGTGACTGCCCTGTCGGTCTTGAGACTGATTCCAAAGCCCGGGAGGCAGGTGGGGGGCACCATTGTTTTTGAAGGTGAGGATCTGGCGAAATTGGACGAATTGGAGATGCGCAGGATCAGGGGGAACAAGATATC
This window contains:
- a CDS encoding peptide ABC transporter substrate-binding protein, producing MNKKGVLIVSVLFLALMVVPLSTSGANPRYGGTLRASVYHEIVTGDPHRSSSYVDRQLLQNLYNTLVTYDKDLNIVPELAESWKTPDPKTYIFKLRKGIKFHDGTEFNAEAVKFNLERVLDPKTKSRARGEISAIKSVEVLDAYTVKLNLAYPFSPLLAGLTDRAGFMISPTAFKKMGPDEFGRHPVGTGPFEFAEWVRDDHLTLKRFEGYWEKGLPYLDRVVFKPIPDQAVKLTNLKSGALDVIDDVLPKDVKGVKRSKDLLLYEVPSFGFNALRLNCTKPPFNNKALRQAVAYAVDREAIWEHLFYKTGIVGHGPIAPVSWAYDPNDFRYTCDLNKAREKLREGGKPKGFKFTMYTKISPIDVQVAQVMQAQLKRVGIETKIVQLEGALHLKVMLEKTYEGNYGLWSGYPEPDTNLYRQFHPKGSANWTGYADPRVTELLDKARESLNHAERKRYYSEALDIIIRDAPQIFVYYYPRRAGVSAKVQNFVLYPDGKLRFKTVWLSR
- a CDS encoding ABC transporter permease, which produces MLNYIIRRLFVAVPVLLLISIIVFLLVHLLPGDPATVMLGEESTPEMIQALRAELGLDQPLHKQYLQWLTRCLSGDFGRSIQTRQPVSEALVQRLPVTIELTLLGFCVSIMIALPIAVASAVRPNSWIDVMGSAFATIGISMPSFWLGILLIYAFAVSLHLLPASGYVPLRESVVQNLLHMVLPAFTLGMWLSASAMRMIRAGMIDVLERPYIRTARAKGLSERRVLWHHALKNAFIPVVTILGLQLGRLMGGAVVTETIFAQPGVGQLAVKSIFMRDFPPVQAIVLVMAISMLLSSLVVDILYSFLDPRIRLR
- a CDS encoding ABC transporter permease, with translation MEAVTMITERVGKLFGWRTNVLPLFRRFPLLVCGIAVLVVVTVAAIAAPLLSPYDPLGVDLSAMLEPPNTRHLLGTDDLGRDLLSRIIYGGRISLSVSVGSVSISLGVGLLIGLITGYWGGWIDTVLMRLMDAILAFPSLVLALAIAAALGAKLVNTAIAIGIVYIPQFARLARGQVLAVRGLEYIQASRGLGASNTRIILSHILPNIAMPLIVQVTLSLGYAILAEAALSFLGVGVQPPQAAWGTMLRMGYPYLDTAPWLAIVPGAAIFVVVMAFTFVGDGIGNLLGGGSRR
- a CDS encoding xanthine dehydrogenase family protein subunit M — its product is MMLRLPRFDYERPTRLDDAIGLLADRDGDSRILAGGTDLIVQMKKGVLNADLIVDIKSIPQLAEISLDPKGNLAIGANVTLSALEGWITTESKWAGLLMAVRTIGSEQVRNRATVAGNICRASPSGDMAPMLMVMDAKVKIKGPNGYRALPLDGFFAGPGQTVLSPGEIVTSILVPKPSGRFSAVYLKHGTRRAMDLAIVGTAVSISMDDSGKNVLQARIALGAVAPTPIRVPDGERLLVQEGFSESVVREIASMAADRSRPITDMRSTDSYRYEMVKVNVRRALGQAWAGAASRGERTS
- a CDS encoding (2Fe-2S)-binding protein, which produces MKPIAFHLNGEKVSIAVEPHWTLLQVLRDVLHLTGTHRGCETGDCGACTVILDGLAVNSCLILAVEVEGRSVVTIEGLAREGELDPVQKAFVDRGAIQCGFCTPGMVMASKALLQKNPSPTREEISFRLAGNICRCTGYTKIIEAVIAASKTGNSQK
- a CDS encoding molybdopterin-dependent oxidoreductase, which translates into the protein MKENVTGYHVVGKSVTRLDAVEKVTGHGEYIPDLHRPNMLHGAMLRSPIPHGRILDVDTARAKRLPGVKAVITGRDIPDTFLGFQIAQANKRPLCLDKVRYVGDEIAAVAAESEETAREACSLIRVQFEPLPAVFDPESSLEPEAPLVHEDKPRNISGEVHKVFGDVEEGFARAFRVFESTFRTTGVAHCCMETRGALAEFDMQGRVTLWSTTQFPHVLRDIMSRVLDMPVGKIRVRKAFIGGGFGSRQSMDSVDPVCVLLAQKTGRPVRIVKTRPEELVSDRIRYPMIIKLKTGVKETGELLARKVEILTDGGAYNDQGLAVTTSAGSKITGLYRVPNVEIDGMVVFTNKVWGGAFRGYGNPQITFAIESQMDEIAEELGMGKLELRLLNANRQGDVTVAGARYVSCGFTECLEKSTAAAGWKDGEKTKHEVGKGPKLRGMGMAGMIHTGGGGISAHGGNFSSAFIKVEEDGSVDLLTGVPDVGQGSDTVLAQIAAEEIGVSMEAMRIHAGDTAITPSTQGVRGSRETFVAGNAVRIAARKAKDELLKRGSSMLGVGKEELEVADGRIYVRSNPGRYVTVAQAAALPMFDRASAFPMGVPVVASSCYVDPVSKPSDRETGYGNICPTWVFGAQVAEVEVDRETGQVTVIRVIAAHDVGKAINPCAVEGQFEGAIVQGIGMALSERIIWQDGAVANRYLGDYKLPTTMDTPGIETILVETNDPYGPFGAKGVGEAAIVPTAAAIANAVYDATGVRIRELPITAEKVLAALKQKGG
- a CDS encoding DUF169 domain-containing protein; translation: MEARLCRKLQDTLCLEKKPVVVALSDRSPEGVERFKGEQKACEFIDTVREEDRPFYTTLENQSCRNGNYYLGLAPPFEGLITGEHNAGENGRGLVGSPGAFRRLLSGYEIVPTGTVSVITYAPLDRVPFSDRFGGQVVVVSCLPRQALLLLRGANFRTGHTVPGLTGPSTCSSVIAAPLLRGQVHYSLGCFGLRLFTKIRDEELVVGIPREELVEVVEGLERFLEGRPDLGVQEKQNRETEHG